The following proteins are co-located in the Siansivirga zeaxanthinifaciens CC-SAMT-1 genome:
- a CDS encoding glycoside hydrolase family 30 protein — MASCNNNKTEKPVEVEENKAETNANYNGKPLKIYTTAEGTDLRLTLSDEISFKSASQPLETEIAVFVNSNKTFQKFLGIGGAITDASAEVFAKLSPDKQEELLNAYYSNNGINYNIIRTSIHSCDFSSKSHTYIEEGDTELKTFSIEKDKAYRIPMIKRATALIKDDLVFYASPWSPPAFMKTNKNMLQGGKLLPEYYQTWANYFVKFIEAYQAEGIPVWGVTIQNEPMAKQRWESCIYTAEEERDFLKNNLGPTFEKAGFGDKNIVVWDHNRDLISHRANTIFEDEEAAKYAWGIGFHWYETWTGGDPKYDNLKNIKESFPTKNLLFTEGCQEKFSQEHYFRWSNAERYGNSMINDFNSGTVGWTDWNILLDETGGPNHVQNLCFAPIHADTRTNELIYTPSYYYIGHFSKFIKPNAKRVSTTTSRSTLESTSFINEDGQMVTVIMNKTDKPIDYKLLVHESEALLNIPAHAIQTILY, encoded by the coding sequence ATGGCTTCTTGCAACAATAATAAAACAGAGAAACCTGTTGAAGTTGAAGAAAATAAAGCTGAAACTAATGCTAATTACAATGGTAAACCTTTAAAGATTTACACAACAGCAGAAGGGACAGATTTAAGGCTAACCCTGTCTGATGAAATTAGTTTTAAATCGGCTTCACAACCTCTAGAAACTGAAATCGCTGTTTTTGTAAATTCAAACAAAACGTTTCAAAAGTTTTTAGGTATTGGAGGCGCTATAACAGATGCTTCGGCAGAAGTTTTTGCTAAACTAAGCCCAGACAAGCAAGAAGAATTGTTAAATGCGTACTATAGTAATAATGGCATAAATTATAACATCATTAGAACTAGTATTCATAGTTGCGATTTTAGTTCAAAAAGCCATACATACATTGAAGAAGGTGACACTGAACTAAAAACGTTTTCTATTGAAAAAGATAAAGCATATAGAATCCCTATGATAAAAAGAGCTACGGCTTTAATTAAAGATGATTTGGTTTTTTATGCAAGTCCATGGAGCCCACCTGCATTTATGAAAACAAACAAAAACATGCTACAAGGCGGTAAACTATTACCAGAGTATTATCAAACTTGGGCAAATTATTTTGTGAAATTTATAGAAGCTTATCAAGCCGAAGGCATTCCTGTTTGGGGTGTTACCATTCAAAACGAACCTATGGCGAAACAACGTTGGGAATCTTGTATTTATACAGCTGAAGAAGAACGTGATTTTTTAAAAAACAATCTAGGGCCAACATTTGAAAAAGCCGGTTTTGGTGATAAAAATATTGTGGTTTGGGATCATAACAGAGATTTAATTTCTCATCGTGCAAATACCATTTTCGAAGATGAAGAAGCTGCAAAATATGCTTGGGGTATTGGTTTTCATTGGTATGAAACCTGGACCGGCGGTGACCCTAAATATGATAATTTAAAAAACATCAAAGAATCATTTCCTACAAAAAATTTATTGTTTACAGAGGGGTGTCAGGAGAAATTTAGCCAAGAGCATTACTTTAGATGGTCCAATGCAGAACGTTATGGTAACTCTATGATTAACGATTTTAATAGTGGTACAGTTGGTTGGACCGACTGGAATATTCTTTTAGATGAAACAGGAGGTCCAAATCACGTTCAAAATTTATGCTTTGCTCCAATACATGCAGATACAAGGACAAACGAATTAATATACACGCCATCCTATTATTATATTGGTCATTTTTCAAAATTTATTAAACCTAATGCGAAAAGAGTAAGTACTACAACAAGTAGAAGCACATTAGAAAGCACATCTTTTATAAATGAAGACGGGCAGATGGTAACGGTAATCATGAATAAAACTGATAAACCGATAGACTATAAACTTTTAGTTCATGAGAGTGAAGCTCTTTTAAATATTCCCGCTCATGCTATTCAAACCATTTTATACTAA
- a CDS encoding DUF5060 domain-containing protein has protein sequence MKQFCLLLYLSIIFSSCSNYKEVKIDGELKKWHRVTLNFEGPLTSEMDHNNPFLNYRLDVTFKNGEETFVIPGFYAANGNAANTSSDSGSIWQVRFTPNTLGEWTYTVSFKEGENVAIAEDITNASSAGFMDGQEGSFMITESDKTGIDNRVKGKLQYVGESYLKFADNQKYFIKLGVDAPENLLAYADFDVSTNALGFKKTWEPHAKDFDETASPYLWQETKGKNLLGAINYLASEDLNVFSFLTFNVDGDDRNVFPHLLKVPIEEYETYASVKKNKEAWETMFHKTRFDVSKLDQWERIFEYAETKGMFLHFKTHETETDHLMDFGVFGVEGKLYYRELIARFGHHLVMNWNLGEENNQPIEEVKKVVNYVSKLDAYNTHLVIHTFPNQDYRYAELIGNQSQLTGASLQLSHPEFDDVHPRVLKWRMKSNATGKKWALAVDEPGKANIALLPDDEDPEHNFARGRAMYGTLMAGGYGVEWYFGYASPNSDLTCQDFRSRDLFWDQNKHALEFFNNYIPFWDMEPKDDLITSEAIAYCFAKVDEVYTIYVEAKADKVTLDLGNSGKTFDIKWFDPRNGGSLQKGSITSVKATGVVDLGAPPSLSEEEDWIIICDTKLH, from the coding sequence ATGAAGCAATTTTGTCTTCTCCTATATCTTTCAATTATTTTTTCCTCTTGTTCAAATTATAAGGAGGTGAAAATTGATGGCGAATTAAAAAAATGGCACAGGGTTACGTTAAATTTTGAAGGTCCTTTAACTAGTGAAATGGATCATAATAACCCATTTTTAAACTACCGTCTAGATGTAACCTTTAAGAATGGGGAAGAAACTTTTGTGATTCCTGGATTTTATGCTGCCAATGGTAATGCGGCCAATACTAGTAGTGATTCAGGGAGTATTTGGCAAGTGCGTTTTACTCCAAACACTCTTGGGGAATGGACGTATACAGTTTCTTTCAAAGAAGGTGAAAATGTGGCCATAGCTGAAGATATTACCAATGCCTCTAGCGCTGGTTTTATGGATGGTCAAGAAGGTAGTTTTATGATTACTGAATCAGATAAAACAGGTATTGATAATAGGGTTAAAGGCAAATTACAGTATGTTGGAGAATCTTATTTGAAATTTGCCGATAACCAAAAGTATTTTATAAAATTAGGCGTGGATGCGCCTGAAAATTTATTAGCCTATGCAGATTTTGATGTCTCTACAAATGCATTAGGTTTTAAAAAAACATGGGAACCTCATGCGAAAGATTTTGACGAAACAGCATCGCCGTATTTATGGCAAGAAACAAAAGGTAAAAACTTATTAGGCGCTATTAATTATTTAGCAAGCGAAGATCTAAACGTATTTTCATTTTTAACATTTAATGTAGATGGAGATGACAGGAATGTTTTTCCGCATTTATTAAAAGTCCCAATAGAGGAATATGAAACCTATGCGAGCGTAAAAAAAAATAAGGAAGCTTGGGAAACTATGTTTCATAAAACTCGATTTGATGTTTCAAAACTAGACCAATGGGAACGAATTTTTGAGTATGCCGAAACAAAGGGCATGTTTCTGCATTTTAAAACCCACGAAACCGAAACAGATCATTTAATGGATTTTGGTGTTTTTGGTGTAGAGGGTAAATTATACTACAGAGAGTTAATCGCCAGATTTGGACATCATTTAGTAATGAATTGGAATTTAGGTGAAGAGAACAATCAGCCCATAGAGGAAGTAAAAAAAGTTGTAAACTATGTCTCTAAACTAGATGCTTATAATACCCATTTAGTTATTCATACCTTTCCAAATCAAGATTATAGATACGCAGAATTAATTGGTAATCAATCACAATTAACAGGAGCTTCTTTACAACTAAGTCATCCAGAATTTGATGATGTTCACCCAAGGGTTTTAAAATGGCGAATGAAATCGAATGCTACAGGAAAAAAATGGGCTTTGGCTGTTGATGAACCAGGTAAAGCTAATATTGCATTATTGCCAGACGATGAAGACCCAGAACATAATTTTGCTAGAGGTAGAGCCATGTATGGAACACTTATGGCTGGTGGATATGGGGTCGAGTGGTATTTTGGTTACGCAAGTCCAAATTCCGATTTAACGTGTCAAGATTTTAGAAGTCGTGATTTATTTTGGGATCAAAACAAACATGCTTTAGAGTTTTTCAACAACTATATTCCATTTTGGGATATGGAACCTAAAGATGATTTGATTACAAGTGAAGCCATAGCTTATTGTTTTGCAAAAGTGGATGAAGTTTATACAATTTATGTTGAAGCTAAGGCAGATAAAGTAACATTAGATTTAGGGAATTCAGGGAAAACTTTCGATATAAAATGGTTTGACCCTAGAAATGGAGGCAGTCTTCAAAAAGGTTCAATTACTTCAGTAAAAGCTACTGGAGTTGTAGATTTAGGAGCTCCACCATCTTTATCTGAGGAAGAAGATTGGATAATTATTTGTGATACCAAGTTACATTAA
- a CDS encoding Gfo/Idh/MocA family protein, whose product MKRRSFIKTSTTATLGVASSAYLYGNVISNLNSNNSINIGVIGTGQRGGGLISIINSIKDLNTLAVCDNLPFRLNSGLSKANSNPIGFSNYRNLLDNKDIDAVIISTPFNTHSQIAIDALDAGKHVYCEKTLAKGYNGISELVNKVNQSKNIFQTGHQYHSSRLYTHVVELIKQGKVGKILAFECQWNRHGNWRRPVPDPKFEKAINWRMYREFSGGLTAELCSHQIDFVNWVLDENPEQVIGVGGVDYWKDGRETFDNVHLIYSYPKGVKAKFTCLTSNARDGYQIKIIGDKGTIVIDTKNAWYYPEGQKNKIIGDVDGVSGATSSWDAEKGYPIDVKHLDPSKQALIDFKESILNNKSPESNIITGAKAAICVQMGLDAMYNNEIVKWKSIF is encoded by the coding sequence TTGAAAAGACGTTCATTTATTAAAACATCCACAACTGCAACTTTAGGGGTTGCTAGTTCTGCTTATTTATACGGTAACGTTATTTCTAACTTAAATTCTAATAATTCTATAAACATAGGTGTTATTGGAACAGGACAACGTGGTGGAGGATTAATATCAATTATTAATTCAATAAAAGATTTAAATACTCTTGCTGTATGTGATAATTTGCCTTTTAGGCTAAATAGCGGTTTATCCAAAGCTAATTCAAACCCAATTGGTTTTTCAAATTATCGAAACCTATTAGATAACAAAGATATTGACGCTGTTATTATTTCAACACCTTTTAACACACATTCACAAATAGCAATTGATGCCCTAGATGCTGGTAAACATGTATATTGTGAAAAAACATTAGCTAAAGGTTATAATGGTATTAGTGAATTAGTTAATAAAGTTAATCAATCTAAAAACATTTTTCAAACAGGACATCAATATCATAGTTCAAGACTATATACTCATGTTGTTGAATTAATTAAACAAGGTAAGGTAGGAAAAATTTTAGCATTTGAATGTCAATGGAATAGACATGGAAATTGGAGAAGACCTGTTCCTGACCCTAAATTTGAAAAAGCCATCAATTGGAGGATGTATAGAGAATTTTCGGGAGGACTTACTGCCGAATTATGCTCACATCAAATTGATTTTGTTAATTGGGTACTCGATGAAAATCCAGAACAAGTTATAGGAGTTGGTGGTGTCGATTATTGGAAAGACGGTAGAGAAACTTTTGATAATGTTCACTTAATTTACAGTTATCCAAAAGGTGTGAAAGCAAAATTCACATGTTTAACAAGTAATGCTAGAGATGGCTACCAAATAAAAATTATAGGAGATAAAGGTACTATTGTTATCGACACAAAAAATGCATGGTATTATCCCGAAGGACAAAAAAACAAGATTATTGGAGATGTCGATGGTGTGAGTGGTGCTACATCTAGTTGGGATGCCGAAAAAGGGTATCCTATAGATGTAAAACATTTAGACCCAAGTAAGCAAGCACTTATAGATTTTAAGGAATCTATTTTAAATAATAAATCTCCCGAATCTAATATAATTACAGGCGCAAAAGCTGCGATATGTGTACAGATGGGACTCGATGCAATGTACAATAACGAAATAGTTAAATGGAAATCTATTTTTTAA
- a CDS encoding family 78 glycoside hydrolase catalytic domain has product MLKNKYLLVLCSVIITLNSTMAQGKKNEEKPNIIFILTDDQRFDAIGYAGNKYVQTPEMDNLANSGTYFHSAIVTTPICAASRASILTGLHERSHNFNFQTGNVREDYMANSYPLLLKNNGYYTGFYGKYGVRYDDLYKQFDEYDEYDRNNSYKDRRGYYYKTIDNDTVHLTRYTGQQAIDFIDKNATNNKPFCLSLSFSAPHAHDGAPEQYFWQAETDKLLDNTTIPGPQLADEKYFLAQPKAVREGFNRLRWTWRYDTPEKYQHSLKGYYRMISGVDLEIKKIREKLKEKGVDKNTVIILMGDNGYFLGERQLAGKWLMYDNSIRVPLIVYDPRVNKHQDIYDMALNIDVPYTIADLAGIKAPKTWQGKSLLPVVKQETKSVGRDTILIEHLWDFDNIPPSEGVRTKKWKYFRYVNDKTIEELYDLEKDPKEIKNLIGNNKYKEVANKLRSKLEELIKKNSNEFRAAPKDLTVELIREPDTDVKVFDLKPEFGWTVPLGAKYQGAYQILVASNQTSIDANNGDVWDSGQVRSSESTNVEYQGKPLEIGKNYYWKVRIWDDENRLVDYSQPQKFTTGQSDSYIISTENKFVIDKIKPSKFEKRGDFYFVDFGKAAFATLEFLYKAKSPHTIKVRVGEMLDDKGNVNRIPPAKSNIRYQEVAVNVVPGKTKYQIEIVPDKRNTLPNKAIALPKGFPVLMPFRYAEIEGAQETIHAEDVVQLAHFSYWDEAASSFESDNDILNQVWDLCKYSIKATTFNGLYVDGERERIPYEADAYLNQLSHYTTDREYAIARRTIEYFMKNPTWPTEWQQHVALLIYADYMYTGNTELIERYYEPLKHKTLFELSNEDGLITSTNVTEEFMYKLGFKPGYDKPLTDIVDWPGAGFAGSNTKGERDGFVFMPYSTVINSFFYENMKIMAEFAKLLGKTQEALDFEYRAAKAKKAVNEQMFDKERGVYVDGIGTDHASLHANMMPLAFGLVPEEHLNSVVKHVKSRGMACSVYGSQFLMDGLYNAGESDYALELLASKAKRSWYNMIRVGSTITLEAWDYDYKVNLDWNHAWGAVPANVIPRGLWGIKPKTPGFGVATIKPQMSKLKSSEIEVPTVRGTIKGKYTYNGARLQTYEIEIPGNMVAEFTLNNLNGKDLIHNGDKVPSAFDSIKLSPGKHVIQLKINSF; this is encoded by the coding sequence ATGCTTAAAAACAAATATTTATTAGTGCTATGCAGTGTGATAATTACCTTAAACAGCACTATGGCGCAAGGAAAGAAAAATGAAGAAAAACCAAATATTATCTTCATCCTTACCGACGACCAACGTTTTGACGCCATTGGTTACGCTGGAAATAAATACGTGCAAACACCAGAAATGGATAATTTAGCAAATTCAGGAACTTACTTTCATTCAGCTATAGTAACAACACCAATTTGTGCAGCAAGTAGGGCTAGTATTTTAACAGGATTACATGAACGTTCACATAATTTTAATTTTCAAACAGGAAACGTTCGGGAAGACTATATGGCCAATTCCTACCCGTTGTTATTAAAAAACAATGGATATTATACAGGTTTTTATGGCAAATATGGTGTGCGTTATGACGATTTATATAAGCAATTTGATGAATATGATGAGTACGACAGAAATAATAGTTATAAGGATAGAAGGGGATATTACTATAAAACAATCGATAATGATACCGTTCACCTAACAAGATATACTGGACAACAAGCCATCGATTTTATCGATAAAAATGCGACAAACAATAAACCATTTTGTTTATCTCTAAGTTTTAGTGCACCTCATGCTCATGATGGTGCTCCTGAGCAATATTTTTGGCAAGCAGAGACCGATAAGTTACTTGATAACACAACCATTCCAGGACCACAATTGGCCGATGAAAAATATTTTCTAGCACAACCAAAAGCAGTTAGAGAAGGTTTTAACAGATTGCGTTGGACCTGGCGTTATGACACACCAGAAAAGTATCAACACAGTTTAAAAGGATATTACAGAATGATTTCTGGAGTAGATTTAGAAATCAAAAAAATACGTGAAAAACTAAAAGAAAAAGGCGTAGACAAAAATACCGTTATCATTTTAATGGGAGATAATGGTTATTTTTTAGGAGAACGACAATTAGCGGGTAAATGGCTCATGTACGATAACTCAATAAGAGTACCCTTAATAGTTTATGATCCAAGGGTAAACAAACATCAGGATATTTATGATATGGCATTAAATATTGATGTGCCATATACCATTGCAGATTTAGCAGGAATTAAAGCTCCAAAAACTTGGCAAGGTAAAAGCTTATTACCTGTTGTAAAACAAGAAACCAAAAGCGTTGGTAGAGATACCATTTTAATAGAGCACTTGTGGGATTTTGATAATATTCCTCCAAGTGAAGGTGTACGAACAAAAAAATGGAAATATTTTAGATACGTTAACGATAAAACCATAGAAGAACTTTATGATTTAGAAAAAGATCCTAAAGAAATAAAAAATTTAATTGGAAATAATAAGTACAAAGAAGTAGCAAATAAACTTCGTTCAAAACTAGAAGAATTAATTAAAAAGAACAGTAATGAATTTCGTGCAGCTCCAAAAGATTTAACTGTTGAACTCATAAGAGAACCAGACACCGATGTTAAGGTTTTTGATTTAAAACCAGAATTTGGTTGGACCGTACCATTAGGAGCTAAATATCAAGGAGCTTACCAAATATTAGTAGCATCAAATCAAACAAGCATCGACGCTAATAATGGAGATGTTTGGGATAGTGGCCAGGTACGCTCCTCAGAATCCACTAATGTGGAATACCAAGGAAAACCTCTTGAAATAGGAAAAAACTACTATTGGAAGGTGAGAATTTGGGATGATGAAAATAGATTGGTAGATTATTCTCAACCTCAAAAATTCACAACAGGACAAAGTGATAGCTATATTATTTCAACCGAAAACAAGTTCGTTATCGATAAAATAAAACCTTCAAAATTTGAAAAAAGAGGAGATTTTTATTTTGTAGATTTTGGAAAAGCGGCATTTGCAACATTGGAATTTCTTTACAAAGCAAAATCACCACATACAATAAAGGTAAGAGTAGGTGAAATGTTAGATGATAAAGGAAATGTAAACAGAATACCGCCTGCTAAAAGTAATATTCGTTATCAAGAAGTGGCTGTTAATGTGGTACCGGGAAAAACTAAATACCAAATTGAGATAGTACCGGACAAACGAAATACATTACCTAACAAGGCCATTGCATTGCCAAAAGGATTTCCTGTATTAATGCCTTTTAGATATGCTGAAATTGAAGGTGCTCAAGAAACAATACATGCTGAAGATGTTGTTCAATTGGCACATTTTAGTTACTGGGATGAAGCTGCCAGTAGCTTTGAAAGTGATAACGACATTTTAAATCAAGTTTGGGATTTATGTAAATATTCTATAAAAGCTACTACTTTTAATGGTTTGTATGTTGATGGAGAAAGAGAACGTATTCCTTATGAAGCCGATGCTTATTTAAATCAGTTAAGTCATTATACAACCGATAGAGAATATGCTATAGCAAGGCGAACTATCGAATATTTCATGAAGAATCCTACATGGCCTACCGAGTGGCAGCAACATGTAGCTTTATTAATTTATGCAGATTACATGTACACAGGTAATACCGAACTTATCGAGCGTTATTACGAGCCTTTAAAACATAAAACACTTTTTGAATTATCTAATGAGGATGGTTTAATAACGTCCACAAACGTAACTGAGGAGTTTATGTATAAACTTGGTTTCAAGCCTGGTTATGACAAACCTTTAACAGATATTGTCGATTGGCCAGGAGCAGGTTTCGCTGGAAGCAATACAAAGGGAGAGCGTGATGGATTTGTGTTTATGCCTTATAGTACGGTAATTAACTCTTTCTTTTATGAGAATATGAAAATTATGGCAGAATTCGCCAAACTTCTTGGAAAGACCCAAGAAGCACTAGATTTTGAATATAGGGCAGCCAAAGCAAAAAAAGCGGTTAATGAACAAATGTTTGATAAAGAACGTGGTGTTTATGTAGATGGTATAGGAACAGACCATGCCTCTTTGCATGCTAACATGATGCCTTTAGCTTTTGGATTAGTACCAGAGGAGCATTTAAATTCGGTTGTAAAACACGTTAAATCTCGTGGAATGGCTTGTAGTGTGTATGGGTCACAATTTTTAATGGACGGTTTATATAATGCAGGAGAATCTGACTATGCTTTAGAGTTGTTAGCAAGTAAAGCAAAAAGAAGTTGGTATAACATGATTAGAGTAGGCTCAACCATTACTTTAGAGGCTTGGGATTATGATTATAAGGTTAATTTAGATTGGAACCACGCCTGGGGTGCCGTTCCAGCAAATGTAATCCCTCGAGGTTTATGGGGCATCAAACCAAAAACACCTGGCTTTGGAGTAGCAACGATTAAACCTCAAATGAGCAAGTTAAAATCTAGCGAAATAGAAGTGCCAACAGTAAGAGGTACAATAAAAGGAAAATATACCTACAACGGTGCCAGACTTCAAACGTATGAGATTGAAATACCTGGTAACATGGTGGCTGAATTCACATTAAATAATTTAAACGGAAAGGATTTAATTCATAATGGTGATAAAGTCCCATCAGCCTTCGATTCTATCAAACTATCTCCGGGTAAACATGTAATTCAATTAAAAATAAATTCGTTTTAA
- a CDS encoding glycoside hydrolase family 30 protein produces MKKINYKILKTSFFVFILINSFFGCHSCQSNDEGITDIKPPVTSEPVNVDFYLTKADQSVLFKKQETGVSAFNENSNFSINVNSNRTYQEMDGFGYSLTGGSALHLNNMSTSTRGSLLNELFKWDNNNIGVSYLRVSMGSSDLDIETFSYNDLSNGETDLNLDKFSIAKDRINLIPVLKEILAINPNIKIAATPWSAPTWMKTNRSTIGGSLRTDYYDTYANYFVKYIQAMASEGIKISAVIPQNEPLNATNNPSMVMEAAEQANFIKNHLGPAFQSAGITTKIIAYGHNADRPDYPINVLNDAAANPFIDGSAFHLYAGRIDNLSLVHNAHPNKNIYFSEQWVGAFEEFSESLKWHSRELLVGATRNWSKTVLQWNLAADSNQDPHTNGGCTECLGALTIDGNTVKRNVAYYIIAHAAKYVRPGSVRIESNSSNELPNVAFKTPDNRIVVIVINNTSTRKEFNIKVAESPITTSLEAGALGTFVW; encoded by the coding sequence ATGAAAAAGATAAATTATAAAATCCTTAAAACAAGTTTTTTCGTTTTTATATTAATAAACTCATTTTTTGGTTGCCACAGCTGTCAATCAAATGATGAAGGAATTACAGACATTAAACCTCCTGTTACATCTGAACCTGTAAATGTGGATTTTTATCTTACAAAAGCAGATCAGTCTGTTTTATTCAAAAAACAAGAAACTGGTGTTTCTGCTTTTAATGAAAATTCAAACTTTTCAATTAATGTTAATAGTAACCGAACCTATCAAGAAATGGATGGGTTTGGTTACTCCTTAACTGGTGGTAGCGCCTTACATTTAAATAATATGTCAACTTCTACAAGAGGTAGTTTATTAAACGAACTTTTTAAATGGGACAATAATAATATAGGTGTTAGTTATTTGAGAGTTAGCATGGGCTCATCAGACTTAGATATTGAAACTTTTTCTTATAATGATTTATCTAATGGAGAAACCGATTTAAATTTAGACAAGTTTTCTATAGCTAAAGATAGGATTAATCTTATCCCTGTTTTAAAAGAAATTTTAGCTATAAATCCAAACATCAAAATTGCTGCAACACCTTGGTCTGCACCAACCTGGATGAAAACTAATCGAAGTACTATAGGAGGCAGTCTTAGAACCGATTATTATGATACATATGCCAATTATTTTGTGAAATATATTCAAGCCATGGCTTCAGAAGGTATAAAAATTAGTGCAGTTATTCCACAAAATGAACCTTTAAATGCAACAAACAATCCTAGTATGGTCATGGAAGCTGCTGAACAGGCCAATTTTATAAAAAACCATTTAGGACCTGCATTTCAGTCGGCAGGCATTACCACAAAAATTATTGCATATGGACATAATGCCGATAGACCTGATTACCCTATAAATGTGTTGAATGATGCCGCTGCAAATCCATTTATCGACGGTTCTGCTTTTCATCTCTATGCTGGTAGGATTGATAATTTAAGTCTAGTACATAATGCACATCCAAATAAAAACATTTACTTCTCTGAGCAGTGGGTAGGTGCATTTGAAGAATTTTCAGAAAGTTTAAAATGGCATTCTCGAGAATTATTGGTTGGAGCTACAAGAAACTGGTCTAAAACTGTTTTACAATGGAATTTGGCCGCTGACTCCAATCAAGATCCACACACTAATGGTGGTTGTACTGAGTGTTTAGGAGCACTAACTATTGATGGTAATACGGTTAAGAGAAACGTAGCCTATTACATTATAGCACATGCCGCTAAATATGTGAGACCTGGTTCAGTTCGTATTGAGTCTAATTCTTCAAACGAGCTACCCAATGTAGCTTTTAAAACTCCAGATAATAGGATTGTAGTAATCGTAATAAATAATACAAGTACACGCAAAGAATTTAATATTAAAGTAGCCGAAAGTCCAATAACTACCTCTCTAGAAGCAGGAGCATTGGGTACTTTTGTTTGGTAA
- a CDS encoding T9SS type A sorting domain-containing protein: MKKNYLKTVLATVTLICTLNFNAQIIADGTYNIYNTNLSEVLSVNRIPMGDAGNPQNVIIGRARMQTYNINNDDQQWTFAHQGNDVYKITNVGDNSILGVKDGWCGQFGDVQVGFDNSSPYTLFKVVAGTTANTYVFQIAFDSDCNFGSVNIPIKAFDIDGGNSGSKINTFDINTANPNQQFQILALGTLSTESNFLSNKITLYYNQVEGLVVDTNTSRLGDLKVNVFDLMGRSIASEKINNNHSSIKLDNTKTGVYIALIKDSENNTLVKKFVVY, from the coding sequence ATGAAAAAAAATTACCTAAAAACAGTATTAGCTACTGTAACATTAATTTGTACTCTAAATTTTAATGCTCAAATTATTGCAGATGGAACTTATAACATTTACAACACAAATTTATCTGAGGTTTTAAGTGTTAATAGAATTCCTATGGGAGATGCAGGCAATCCTCAAAACGTTATTATTGGTAGGGCGCGCATGCAAACTTACAATATTAATAACGACGATCAACAATGGACATTCGCTCACCAAGGTAATGATGTTTATAAAATTACTAATGTTGGAGATAATTCCATTCTTGGTGTTAAAGATGGTTGGTGTGGACAGTTTGGTGATGTACAAGTTGGATTCGATAATTCTAGCCCTTATACACTATTTAAAGTAGTTGCTGGGACTACCGCAAATACTTATGTTTTTCAAATAGCTTTTGACAGTGACTGTAATTTTGGATCTGTAAATATACCAATTAAAGCTTTTGATATAGATGGAGGTAACTCAGGTTCTAAAATAAACACTTTTGATATAAACACTGCAAATCCTAATCAACAGTTTCAAATCCTAGCCCTTGGCACTTTATCTACAGAGAGTAATTTTCTATCTAACAAAATAACATTATACTACAATCAAGTAGAAGGATTAGTTGTTGATACCAACACAAGTCGTTTAGGTGATTTAAAAGTAAACGTATTTGATTTAATGGGTCGTTCTATAGCATCTGAAAAAATTAATAATAATCATTCAAGTATTAAGCTTGATAATACAAAAACAGGAGTTTATATCGCACTTATTAAAGACTCAGAAAATAATACGCTTGTTAAGAAGTTTGTTGTTTATTAA